A section of the Nitrospinota bacterium genome encodes:
- a CDS encoding Rrf2 family transcriptional regulator produces MISQTAEYALRSVVCLASTPQTALTTEKIAKITKVPGSYLSKVLQALGKAGIVSSQRGLHGGFSLAKPAEELSLLEVINAVDPLKHIDKCPLGLGQHGSNLCPLHKRLNDSIKMIEKAYQKSSIGDLLKESTLSKPLCETFENTQLGKR; encoded by the coding sequence ATGATCTCCCAAACAGCAGAATACGCGCTTCGATCGGTGGTTTGCCTGGCAAGCACTCCGCAAACGGCGTTGACCACCGAAAAAATCGCCAAAATCACCAAGGTTCCCGGCAGTTACCTCTCCAAGGTGCTACAGGCCCTTGGAAAAGCCGGAATCGTAAGTTCGCAACGCGGGTTGCACGGCGGGTTTTCCCTGGCCAAACCAGCCGAGGAATTGTCCTTGCTGGAGGTAATCAATGCGGTGGACCCTCTAAAACATATCGACAAGTGCCCTCTGGGCCTGGGTCAGCATGGCAGTAACTTGTGCCCGCTTCATAAGCGGCTCAACGATTCCATTAAGATGATTGAAAAAGCGTATCAAAAATCCTCTATTGGAGACCTGTTGAAGGAATCGACGCTGAGCAAGCCTCTCTGTGAAACCTTTGAAAACACACAACTGGGGAAGCGATAG